A window of Panacibacter microcysteis contains these coding sequences:
- a CDS encoding efflux transporter outer membrane subunit: MKIILTCFTAIMFLLSACKVSKDIGAPTDAAPVAYRNADTTTTDTASIANIEWKHFFTDHDLQQLIDSSIANNYDMQVALKNIAAAQLVLKQSKLGYLPNVNLQANATINRPSDNSLNGISLSQFLGKSYVEDYTVSGAISWEADIWGKIKNQKEKALASFLQTGEARKVIQTNLVASVASGYYNLLMLDTQVAIAKKNLLLNDSTLGIIRLQYNAGEVTALAVQQATAQRLLAAQLIPQLEQEIAVQENALSLLAAVAPAAIKRNSGINNVQFTTRNAVGVPSALLQNRPDVKASELELAKANANTGIAKANMYPSLTITASGGLNAFKASNWFNIPASLFGAAAGSIAQPLFQRKQLKTQYELAKIDREKRVIEFRQSVLTAVGEVSDALVKVNKLEEQQSIAATRVDALQQAIGNADLLFKNGMANYLEVITAQSNVLQGELELAALKKEQLHATVELYRALGGGWK; this comes from the coding sequence ATGAAAATTATACTCACCTGTTTTACTGCAATCATGTTTTTACTAAGTGCATGTAAAGTGTCAAAAGATATAGGTGCACCAACAGACGCGGCGCCTGTTGCCTACAGGAATGCCGATACGACGACAACAGATACAGCAAGCATTGCAAACATCGAATGGAAGCATTTTTTTACGGATCATGATCTTCAGCAACTGATTGACAGCAGCATTGCCAATAATTATGACATGCAGGTAGCTTTAAAAAATATAGCAGCTGCGCAGCTGGTTTTAAAACAAAGTAAACTTGGCTATTTACCAAATGTAAACCTGCAGGCAAATGCAACGATCAACAGGCCTTCCGATAACAGTTTGAATGGTATAAGTCTTAGCCAGTTTCTTGGAAAATCTTATGTGGAAGATTATACTGTTAGTGGCGCCATAAGCTGGGAAGCAGATATCTGGGGCAAAATAAAAAATCAAAAAGAAAAAGCATTGGCCTCCTTCCTGCAAACAGGTGAAGCAAGAAAGGTAATACAAACAAACCTTGTTGCATCTGTTGCAAGTGGCTATTATAATTTATTGATGCTCGATACACAGGTTGCCATCGCAAAGAAGAATCTCCTGCTGAATGACAGCACACTCGGTATTATCAGGTTACAATACAATGCCGGCGAAGTAACTGCATTGGCGGTGCAGCAGGCCACGGCCCAGCGTTTACTGGCAGCGCAGCTTATTCCACAACTTGAACAGGAAATAGCGGTACAGGAAAATGCCCTGAGTTTACTGGCAGCTGTAGCACCTGCTGCTATTAAAAGAAACAGCGGCATTAACAATGTTCAGTTTACAACAAGAAATGCGGTTGGTGTTCCTTCCGCGTTATTGCAAAACAGGCCGGATGTAAAAGCAAGTGAACTGGAACTGGCAAAAGCAAATGCGAATACTGGCATTGCAAAGGCAAACATGTATCCATCTTTAACGATAACTGCATCTGGTGGTCTCAATGCTTTTAAAGCAAGTAACTGGTTTAATATTCCTGCTTCATTATTCGGCGCTGCCGCGGGCAGTATTGCACAGCCCCTGTTTCAGCGCAAACAATTAAAAACGCAATACGAACTGGCAAAAATTGACAGGGAAAAAAGAGTGATAGAATTCAGGCAATCTGTTTTAACTGCGGTTGGAGAAGTAAGTGATGCATTGGTAAAAGTAAATAAACTGGAAGAACAGCAAAGCATTGCTGCAACAAGAGTAGATGCTTTGCAACAAGCGATAGGAAATGCAGACCTGCTGTTTAAAAATGGCATGGCTAATTACCTTGAAGTGATTACAGCGCAAAGCAATGTATTGCAGGGAGAACTTGAATTGGCTGCATTGAAAAAAGAACAATTGCATGCAACGGTGGAATTGTATCGTGCACTCGGGGGTGGATGGAAGTAA
- a CDS encoding SDR family NAD(P)-dependent oxidoreductase yields MAKLTNKVAIITGASKGIGAGIAKAYGTAGASVVVNYASDKDGAERVVNEITAGGGKAVAVQGSVAIAADVRRIFAAAQQAFGKVDILVNNAGVFRFDPLEAVTEDEFHRQFNTNVLGTILATQEALQYFDQGGSVINIGSVISDNPMANSVVYSATKGAVDTIAVALSKELGAKKIRVNTIAPGAVETEGTHTAGIIGSGFETEMIANTPLGRLGQPDDIAKVAVFLASDDATWVNGEKIKVSGGAR; encoded by the coding sequence ATGGCAAAGTTAACAAACAAGGTAGCGATCATAACAGGCGCTTCTAAAGGCATCGGAGCCGGTATTGCAAAAGCTTACGGAACAGCAGGCGCATCAGTAGTGGTAAATTATGCATCAGACAAAGACGGGGCAGAGCGTGTGGTAAATGAAATTACTGCCGGCGGCGGTAAGGCAGTGGCAGTACAGGGAAGCGTAGCAATTGCAGCAGATGTACGGCGAATATTTGCAGCAGCACAACAGGCATTTGGCAAAGTAGATATACTGGTGAACAATGCCGGTGTATTTCGCTTTGACCCGCTGGAAGCAGTAACGGAAGATGAATTTCACCGCCAGTTTAACACCAATGTGCTGGGAACTATTCTTGCCACGCAGGAGGCGCTGCAATATTTTGATCAAGGCGGCAGCGTGATCAATATCGGATCTGTCATCAGTGACAACCCCATGGCCAATTCCGTTGTGTACTCAGCTACAAAAGGCGCAGTGGATACCATTGCGGTGGCTTTATCAAAAGAACTTGGTGCAAAAAAGATTCGTGTGAACACTATTGCACCGGGTGCCGTAGAAACAGAAGGTACACATACTGCCGGTATTATCGGCAGCGGGTTTGAAACGGAGATGATCGCAAATACGCCGCTGGGCAGGCTTGGTCAGCCGGATGATATTGCAAAAGTTGCCGTCTTTCTTGCGTCGGATGATGCCACATGGGTAAACGGGGAGAAGATCAAGGTCAGCGGGGGAGCGCGATAA
- a CDS encoding helix-turn-helix domain-containing protein, translated as MQFDFNLRSSFLLIFFVHTLVYSGLFFYRYKKKEQRSSLWMGFFLLLAALYISPWMLGFSGWYGHQPYRNILFYVPFQHLFLIGPVIFFYVATLFNPHFRLNGKNWLHFLPAMLYLLFCIVMVVYDQLIVQQYYFLKKEQDPDFDDWYQIAGYISMITYFVASIKYYYNYRKTVEAIISNAAEFLFAWVRNFLFAFLFILSAWFFIAVFGLFYQINYVITWWYFLGFAIICYYIAIAGYSNAVEAKLFFQGSFFNTDQRIYLVDRVIPLSLGYVEADIQEISLQEINNNSEAANPKLALWKEQIEKLLTEEQVYLEPELTLLDIAKRLQTNISNLSLVVNTSFQSNFNDLINRYRVNHFIVLLDNAEHKKQTLLSLAFESGFNSKTTFNRAFKKNTGLSPVEYIKTKVDK; from the coding sequence ATGCAGTTTGATTTTAATCTTCGGAGCTCTTTCCTCCTTATTTTTTTTGTTCATACACTCGTTTATAGTGGTTTGTTTTTTTACCGGTATAAGAAAAAAGAACAGCGCTCCAGTCTCTGGATGGGCTTCTTCCTGCTGCTGGCCGCACTTTACATAAGCCCGTGGATGTTGGGGTTTTCAGGCTGGTATGGTCACCAGCCTTACCGGAACATTTTGTTCTATGTACCTTTTCAACATCTTTTTTTGATAGGGCCGGTGATATTCTTTTATGTGGCCACCTTATTTAATCCGCACTTCAGGTTAAATGGCAAAAACTGGTTACACTTTTTACCGGCTATGCTTTACCTGCTGTTTTGTATTGTAATGGTAGTGTATGATCAGTTGATTGTACAACAATATTATTTTCTCAAAAAGGAGCAGGACCCTGATTTTGATGACTGGTACCAGATAGCCGGTTATATAAGCATGATCACTTACTTTGTTGCATCCATAAAATATTACTATAATTACAGGAAAACGGTAGAGGCGATCATTAGCAACGCGGCAGAATTTCTTTTTGCATGGGTAAGAAATTTTTTATTTGCGTTTTTGTTTATTCTCTCTGCATGGTTTTTTATTGCGGTGTTTGGTTTGTTTTACCAGATCAATTATGTAATTACCTGGTGGTACTTCCTGGGCTTTGCCATTATTTGCTATTACATTGCGATTGCAGGATATTCGAATGCGGTAGAAGCAAAGCTTTTTTTCCAGGGCAGTTTCTTCAATACTGATCAGCGGATTTACCTGGTTGATCGGGTGATTCCTTTAAGTCTTGGTTATGTGGAAGCAGACATACAGGAAATAAGCTTGCAGGAAATAAACAACAACAGCGAGGCAGCTAATCCCAAACTTGCACTATGGAAAGAACAGATTGAAAAGCTATTGACAGAAGAACAGGTTTACCTGGAACCCGAACTTACATTGCTTGATATAGCGAAAAGATTACAAACCAATATTTCTAACCTCAGCCTTGTAGTCAATACATCTTTCCAAAGCAACTTTAATGATCTTATTAACCGTTACAGGGTAAACCATTTTATAGTGTTGTTGGATAATGCCGAACATAAAAAGCAAACACTTTTATCCCTTGCCTTTGAAAGCGGCTTCAACAGCAAGACCACTTTTAACCGGGCCTTCAAAAAAAACACCGGTTTATCACCCGTTGAATACATCAAAACAAAAGTGGATAAATAG
- a CDS encoding DoxX family protein, with protein MKKFFTRITAPVKLPYWPQDLLLLIPRIYCGYLLSFNFGAAKFGLPWSPDETNLRLFEVAFWFPNDIAEHGGVFAMFPATLAWLGAFSEGVGGLALILGFQLRLFSFLIGCTMLVAAFVQHAGHDLWQQLPAIGFLWVAIYSLILGGGRFSLDYLIAQKLRYEKK; from the coding sequence ATGAAAAAATTCTTTACACGCATCACAGCACCTGTAAAACTTCCCTACTGGCCACAGGATTTGTTGCTCCTCATCCCGAGAATTTATTGCGGCTATCTTTTGTCTTTCAATTTTGGCGCAGCCAAGTTTGGGTTGCCGTGGAGCCCGGATGAAACCAACCTGCGTTTATTTGAAGTAGCGTTTTGGTTCCCTAACGACATAGCCGAACATGGTGGTGTTTTCGCTATGTTTCCTGCAACGCTTGCATGGTTGGGTGCATTTAGCGAAGGCGTTGGTGGCCTTGCGCTCATCCTCGGTTTTCAATTAAGGTTGTTTTCCTTTTTAATTGGCTGCACTATGTTGGTTGCTGCTTTTGTTCAACACGCCGGTCACGATCTCTGGCAGCAGTTACCTGCCATTGGTTTCTTATGGGTGGCAATTTATTCGCTTATCCTCGGTGGCGGAAGATTCAGTTTAGATTATCTCATTGCTCAAAAACTTCGTTATGAAAAAAAATAA
- a CDS encoding serine hydrolase — MYKYFLAFFLVVAAKAVGQQTTTAQKIKEVENSLMQYVPVKGFAGWNILDRMKYYKVPGLSIAVISNYKVDWAKAYGMADTTLHTPVTTETMFSAGSISKLLMAVTALKLVETGKISLDSPINNYLTSWKLAGNAFTQKTPVTLRMLLSHKGGTSQSSYFGFTPDKNPLPTIVQILNGDPVAATRRVVVNSEPNKVFQYSGGGSMIAQMALMDVSHQSFDALTKQVLFDKLGMKHSTFAQPVPAAFAGKTAWGYSAASWYKGMPYVYPQQAAAGLYTTPTDLAKFFIDIQLSVLGKGNVLGKGMANEMLTPQVDVSDGGYKEQMGVGPFLLQRTDNRDTAGIYFEFTGVNAGFLAYGIASIKGGNGVVVMLNSGDDQNGIGKEIRRAVAKTYHWVNYLPETIQPVTLSNEQLDKMAGRYRMGANEVLYLRRENNYLVENINEGNDIYCFPVAADTIVFTDFNVKGFFTFNNDGEAVSLQSVWQDKPMRKMKANEFTANEYLKMKNYTAAKKAFGELHLNEYQLTYIAYDLLNKKPADFEAAKTLLDVTTEQHPNAGIVYSRWGEYYQKQHDTANAIKNYQQALKLDPNDTQAKEILMTLMKQ; from the coding sequence ATGTATAAATATTTCCTGGCTTTTTTCCTGGTTGTTGCAGCAAAAGCTGTTGGCCAGCAAACCACTACAGCTCAGAAAATAAAAGAAGTCGAAAACAGCCTGATGCAGTATGTTCCCGTAAAAGGCTTTGCAGGCTGGAACATACTGGACCGTATGAAGTATTATAAAGTGCCGGGATTGAGTATTGCGGTCATCAGTAATTATAAAGTGGACTGGGCAAAAGCTTATGGCATGGCCGATACAACTTTGCATACACCGGTTACTACAGAAACCATGTTTTCAGCAGGTTCCATCAGTAAATTGCTGATGGCAGTAACCGCACTAAAACTGGTAGAAACGGGCAAAATATCACTCGATAGCCCGATCAATAATTACCTCACCTCGTGGAAACTTGCCGGCAATGCTTTTACACAAAAAACACCCGTTACATTAAGGATGCTGTTGAGCCATAAAGGAGGAACCAGCCAGTCTTCTTATTTCGGTTTTACGCCGGATAAAAACCCCCTGCCCACCATCGTACAAATTTTAAACGGAGACCCCGTTGCAGCAACAAGAAGAGTGGTGGTAAACAGCGAACCCAACAAAGTATTTCAGTATTCAGGTGGTGGCAGTATGATAGCACAGATGGCGTTGATGGATGTAAGCCACCAGTCATTTGATGCGCTTACAAAGCAGGTACTGTTTGATAAACTGGGCATGAAACATTCCACTTTTGCGCAGCCTGTTCCGGCGGCATTTGCCGGTAAAACGGCATGGGGTTATTCGGCAGCATCCTGGTATAAAGGCATGCCGTATGTATATCCGCAACAGGCCGCTGCGGGTCTTTACACAACGCCAACAGATCTTGCAAAATTTTTTATTGACATACAGTTATCTGTACTGGGCAAAGGCAACGTGTTGGGTAAAGGAATGGCCAATGAAATGCTCACACCGCAGGTAGATGTATCAGACGGTGGTTATAAAGAGCAAATGGGTGTTGGCCCATTCCTGCTGCAACGTACAGATAACAGGGATACAGCAGGTATTTACTTTGAGTTCACCGGTGTAAATGCGGGTTTTCTTGCTTATGGTATTGCCAGTATAAAAGGCGGTAACGGTGTCGTGGTTATGCTTAATTCAGGCGATGACCAGAATGGTATTGGCAAAGAGATCAGGAGGGCTGTTGCAAAAACATATCATTGGGTCAATTACCTGCCCGAAACAATTCAGCCGGTTACATTAAGCAATGAACAGTTGGATAAAATGGCCGGCCGCTACCGGATGGGCGCTAATGAAGTATTGTACCTGCGGCGGGAAAACAATTACCTGGTAGAGAACATCAATGAAGGTAATGATATTTATTGTTTCCCCGTTGCAGCAGATACTATTGTGTTTACTGACTTTAACGTAAAAGGTTTTTTTACATTCAATAATGATGGCGAAGCTGTTTCCCTGCAATCGGTGTGGCAGGATAAACCAATGCGTAAAATGAAAGCAAATGAGTTTACAGCCAACGAATACCTTAAGATGAAAAATTACACAGCGGCAAAAAAAGCTTTTGGCGAATTACACCTGAATGAATACCAGCTTACTTATATCGCTTATGACTTGCTGAACAAAAAGCCTGCAGACTTTGAAGCGGCGAAAACCCTACTCGATGTTACCACGGAACAACACCCAAATGCAGGGATCGTTTACAGCCGCTGGGGTGAGTATTATCAAAAGCAGCACGATACAGCCAATGCCATCAAAAATTACCAGCAGGCACTAAAGCTGGACCCTAATGATACACAGGCCAAAGAAATACTCATGACATTGATGAAGCAGTAA